In a single window of the Streptomyces cinnabarinus genome:
- a CDS encoding prenyltransferase/squalene oxidase repeat-containing protein translates to MNVRRSAAVLAATAVIGLAAPAVTAVAAPSPSPSVAIPSGLYGTTDPTYDGVWRQSLALIAQHRTDVRPADKAVDWLLGQQCANGAFAAFRADPAKDCDAKVVVDTNSTAAAAQALSVLDDGAHLAKAQKATEWLKSVQNKDGGWGYTAGGPSDANSTAVVAGALAAAGQDPDTVVNGGKSAFDALRELALTCADGGAFGYQPDKKGKLAANADATAAAVVGIKGMGMVTGKAAADTDLDCADATKPEPDQAAANGASYLAETMKKDGYLLSVLPGAEDQPDYGNTADAVVALAVTGGPEAARQPLTWLEKNSADWAKQSGPAAYAQLILAAKTAGADPRDFGGADLVAQLNATGPEPKTATSAAASETAEEKKDEDGGGVSVWWIVGVGLVAGIGVGFLISSRNKGRQQ, encoded by the coding sequence ATGAACGTCCGCCGCAGCGCCGCGGTCCTGGCCGCCACCGCCGTGATCGGCCTGGCCGCCCCCGCCGTCACCGCCGTAGCCGCCCCGTCGCCGTCGCCGTCCGTGGCGATCCCCTCCGGGCTCTACGGCACCACCGACCCGACGTATGACGGCGTCTGGCGTCAGTCCCTCGCCCTGATCGCCCAGCACCGCACCGATGTCCGGCCCGCCGACAAGGCGGTCGACTGGCTGCTCGGCCAGCAGTGCGCGAACGGCGCGTTCGCCGCCTTCCGTGCCGACCCGGCCAAGGACTGTGACGCCAAGGTCGTGGTCGACACCAACAGCACCGCCGCCGCGGCCCAGGCCCTGTCCGTGCTCGACGACGGGGCGCATCTGGCCAAGGCCCAGAAGGCCACGGAGTGGCTGAAGAGCGTGCAGAACAAGGACGGTGGCTGGGGCTACACCGCGGGCGGCCCGAGTGACGCCAACTCGACGGCCGTCGTCGCCGGCGCCCTCGCCGCGGCCGGCCAGGACCCCGACACCGTGGTGAACGGCGGCAAGTCCGCCTTCGACGCGCTGCGCGAGCTGGCCCTGACGTGCGCCGACGGCGGCGCCTTCGGCTACCAGCCGGACAAGAAGGGCAAGCTGGCCGCCAACGCGGACGCGACGGCCGCCGCCGTGGTCGGCATCAAGGGCATGGGCATGGTGACCGGGAAGGCCGCCGCCGACACCGACCTCGACTGCGCCGACGCCACCAAGCCCGAGCCCGACCAGGCCGCCGCCAACGGCGCGTCCTACCTCGCCGAGACCATGAAGAAGGACGGCTACCTGCTGTCCGTCCTCCCCGGCGCGGAGGACCAGCCCGACTACGGCAACACCGCCGACGCGGTCGTCGCCCTCGCGGTGACCGGCGGCCCCGAGGCGGCCCGGCAGCCCCTGACCTGGCTGGAGAAGAACTCCGCCGACTGGGCGAAGCAGAGCGGCCCCGCCGCCTACGCCCAACTGATCCTCGCGGCAAAGACGGCGGGCGCCGACCCGCGTGACTTCGGCGGCGCGGACCTGGTCGCGCAGCTCAACGCCACGGGGCCGGAGCCGAAGACGGCGACGTCGGCCGCGGCCTCGGAGACGGCCGAGGAGAAGAAGGACGAGGACGGCGGTGGTGTCAGCGTCTGGTGGATCGTCGGCGTGGGCCTGGTCGCGGGCATCGGCGTCGGCTTCCTGATCAGCAGCCGCAACAAGGGCCGGCAGCAGTGA
- a CDS encoding SCO2322 family protein has translation MIRRACAALLLTALSLGTAAPAQAATYRYWSFWDRDGSTWTYATQGPSVSVPSDGEVKGFRFALSEDSADASQPRGTATFGTICARTPARDGQKRVALVLDFGTPKDAPSGETPPKLRTACAQVAEDATTAEALAEVAKPLRYDSSALLCAIEGYPGAGCGDEISKPAAKSAKSDDDSPSLGLWAGAAGVAALGAAAFWQSRRRRNA, from the coding sequence GTGATACGCCGGGCCTGCGCCGCCCTGCTGCTGACGGCGCTGTCCTTGGGCACGGCGGCGCCGGCGCAAGCCGCGACCTACCGCTACTGGTCCTTCTGGGACCGCGACGGCTCGACCTGGACGTACGCCACCCAGGGCCCCTCCGTCTCGGTCCCGTCGGACGGCGAGGTCAAGGGCTTCCGCTTCGCGCTGAGCGAGGACTCGGCGGACGCGTCCCAGCCGCGCGGCACGGCCACCTTCGGCACGATCTGCGCACGGACGCCCGCGCGGGACGGCCAGAAGCGGGTGGCCCTGGTCCTCGACTTCGGCACCCCGAAGGACGCCCCGTCGGGGGAGACCCCGCCGAAGCTCCGCACGGCCTGTGCGCAGGTAGCCGAGGACGCCACGACGGCGGAGGCCCTGGCCGAGGTCGCCAAGCCGCTGCGCTACGACTCGAGCGCCCTGCTGTGCGCGATCGAGGGCTACCCGGGCGCCGGTTGCGGAGACGAGATCAGCAAGCCCGCGGCCAAGAGCGCGAAGAGCGACGACGACTCCCCGTCCCTGGGCCTGTGGGCAGGAGCGGCAGGCGTGGCGGCCCTGGGAGCGGCAGCCTTCTGGCAGTCACGCCGACGCCGGAATGCGTAA
- a CDS encoding energy-coupling factor transporter transmembrane component T yields the protein MRNRRNQPLHPGAWWLWALALGTAATRTTNPLLLALLIATSAYVVATCRQNTPWSRSYNAFLKLALAVLLIRLAFAVLLGSPIPGTHTLFTLPEVPLPDWAQGIRLGGRVHAEAVVFAFYDGLKLATLLICVGAANALANPTRLLKCLPGALYEIGVAVVVALTFAPNLIADVQRLRAARRLRGRPDRGIRGLLQVGLPVLEGALERSVSLAAAMDARGYGRTADVPPAVRRTTTALTLGGLLGVCAGTYGVLTAEGGTYGLPVLLTGLTAALVGLRLGGRRAVRTRYRPDPWDARAWLVTASGVAVAALMFLAAAADPTAMEPGVIPLTAPALPLWPAAAILIGLLPAAVAPTSANAPKEPS from the coding sequence ATGCGTAACCGACGGAACCAGCCCCTGCACCCCGGCGCCTGGTGGCTGTGGGCCCTGGCGCTGGGGACCGCGGCGACCCGTACCACCAACCCGCTCCTCCTCGCCCTTCTCATCGCGACGTCCGCCTACGTCGTGGCGACCTGCCGGCAGAACACCCCCTGGTCGCGCTCCTACAACGCCTTCCTCAAGCTCGCCCTCGCCGTGCTCCTCATCCGGCTGGCCTTCGCGGTCCTCCTCGGCTCCCCCATCCCCGGCACTCACACCCTCTTCACCCTCCCCGAAGTCCCCCTGCCGGACTGGGCCCAGGGCATCCGCCTGGGCGGCCGGGTGCACGCCGAGGCGGTCGTCTTCGCGTTCTACGACGGCCTCAAGCTCGCCACCCTCCTCATCTGCGTCGGCGCCGCGAACGCCCTCGCCAACCCCACCCGCCTCCTGAAATGCCTCCCCGGCGCCCTGTACGAGATCGGCGTCGCGGTGGTCGTCGCCCTCACCTTCGCCCCGAACCTCATCGCGGACGTCCAGCGCCTGCGGGCCGCCCGCCGCCTGCGCGGCCGCCCCGACCGCGGCATCCGGGGCCTCCTCCAAGTCGGCCTGCCCGTACTGGAAGGCGCCCTGGAACGCTCGGTCTCCCTCGCCGCCGCGATGGACGCCCGCGGCTACGGCCGTACCGCCGACGTCCCGCCCGCCGTACGCCGTACGACCACCGCCCTCACCCTCGGCGGCCTGCTCGGCGTCTGCGCCGGGACCTACGGTGTCCTCACCGCGGAGGGCGGCACCTACGGCCTGCCCGTCCTCCTCACCGGCCTCACCGCTGCCCTGGTCGGCCTGCGCCTGGGCGGCCGCCGAGCCGTCCGCACCCGCTACCGCCCCGACCCCTGGGACGCCCGGGCCTGGCTGGTCACGGCCTCCGGCGTCGCGGTGGCCGCGCTGATGTTCCTGGCCGCGGCGGCGGACCCCACCGCCATGGAACCGGGAGTGATCCCGCTGACGGCGCCCGCCCTCCCCCTCTGGCCCGCGGCGGCGATCCTCATCGGCCTGCTTCCGGCAGCCGTGGCCCCCACCTCTGCGAACGCCCCCAAGGAGCCGTCGTGA
- a CDS encoding ABC transporter ATP-binding protein: MIRFENVSVTYDGHTEPTVRDIDLDIPEGELVLLVGPSGVGKSTVLGAVSGLVPHFTGGTLRGRVTVAGRDTRTHKPRELADVVGTVGQDPLSHFVTDTVEDELAYGMESLGLAPEVMRRRVEETLDLLGLADLRDRPIATLSGGQQQRVAIGSVLTPHPQVLILDEPTSALDPAAAEEVLAVLQRLVHDLGTTVLMAEHRLERVIQYADQVALLPSPGASPVLGTPAEVMAISPVTPPVVDLGRLAGWTPLPLTVRDARRRAGALREQLETRSLGAEKGRGAVLDLRLPPRGRDQPQTTRTRRRWFSRTPQPAPQSPHTAEVKDLTVTRAQIRALHHVTLTIAPGETIALMGRNGAGKSTLLNSLVGLITPTDGTVQAGGRTPHRTPPPDLIRHVGLVPQEPLDLLYADTVAAECTAADTDADAPPGTCRDLVTQLLPGVADDTHPRDLSEGQRLALALAVVLTARPPLLLLDEPTRGLDYAAKARLVTVLRDLAAEGHAIVLATHDVELAAELADRVVLLAEGEVIADGPTAEVVVSSPSFAPQITKILAPQHWLTVAQVKQALA, from the coding sequence GTGATCCGCTTCGAGAACGTCTCCGTGACGTACGACGGCCACACCGAACCCACCGTCCGGGACATCGACCTCGATATCCCGGAGGGCGAACTCGTCCTCCTCGTAGGCCCGTCCGGCGTGGGCAAGTCCACGGTCCTCGGCGCGGTCAGCGGCCTCGTCCCGCACTTCACCGGCGGCACCCTGCGCGGCCGGGTCACGGTCGCCGGCCGCGACACCCGTACCCACAAGCCGCGCGAACTGGCGGACGTGGTCGGCACGGTGGGCCAGGACCCGCTGTCCCACTTCGTCACGGACACGGTCGAGGACGAACTCGCCTACGGCATGGAGTCCCTGGGTCTGGCCCCCGAGGTGATGCGCCGCCGCGTGGAGGAGACCCTGGACCTCCTGGGCCTCGCCGACCTCCGCGACCGCCCGATCGCCACCCTCTCCGGCGGCCAGCAGCAGCGCGTGGCGATCGGCTCGGTCCTGACCCCTCACCCTCAGGTCCTGATCCTCGACGAGCCCACGTCGGCCCTGGATCCCGCGGCGGCGGAGGAGGTCCTGGCGGTTCTCCAGCGTCTGGTCCACGACCTCGGCACCACGGTCCTCATGGCCGAGCACCGCCTGGAACGAGTGATCCAGTACGCGGACCAGGTGGCCCTTCTTCCGTCCCCGGGCGCGTCCCCGGTCCTCGGCACCCCGGCGGAGGTGATGGCGATCTCCCCGGTGACTCCACCGGTGGTGGACCTGGGCAGACTGGCAGGCTGGACCCCGCTCCCCCTGACGGTGAGGGACGCGAGGAGGAGGGCGGGAGCCCTTCGGGAACAGCTGGAGACACGGAGCCTCGGCGCCGAGAAGGGGCGCGGGGCTGTACTCGATTTGCGGCTACCGCCGCGTGGGCGCGACCAGCCACAGACCACCCGCACCCGCCGTCGCTGGTTCAGCCGCACCCCCCAGCCCGCGCCCCAAAGCCCTCACACCGCCGAAGTCAAAGACCTCACAGTCACCCGAGCCCAAATCCGCGCCCTCCACCACGTCACCCTCACCATCGCCCCCGGCGAAACCATCGCCCTCATGGGCCGCAACGGCGCCGGAAAGTCCACCCTGCTCAACTCCCTCGTAGGCCTGATCACCCCCACCGACGGCACAGTCCAGGCAGGCGGCAGAACCCCCCACCGCACCCCACCCCCCGACCTGATCCGTCACGTCGGCCTGGTCCCCCAGGAACCCCTGGACCTCCTCTACGCCGACACGGTCGCCGCCGAATGCACGGCCGCCGACACCGACGCCGACGCACCCCCCGGCACCTGCCGCGACCTCGTCACACAGCTCCTCCCCGGTGTCGCGGACGACACCCACCCCCGAGACCTCTCGGAAGGCCAGCGCCTGGCGCTCGCGCTCGCCGTCGTCCTGACCGCCCGCCCGCCCCTGCTGCTCCTGGACGAACCGACCCGCGGCCTGGACTACGCCGCGAAGGCCCGCCTGGTCACCGTCCTGCGCGACCTCGCGGCGGAGGGCCACGCGATCGTGCTGGCCACCCATGACGTGGAGCTCGCCGCGGAGCTGGCGGACCGTGTCGTCCTGCTGGCCGAGGGTGAGGTGATCGCCGACGGACCGACGGCGGAGGTGGTCGTCTCCTCCCCCTCCTTCGCCCCGCAGATCACCAAGATCCTCGCCCCCCAGCACTGGCTCACGGTCGCCCAGGTCAAGCAGGCCCTCGCATGA
- a CDS encoding ECF transporter S component — protein MKRTGEQGTAEKRTAEKRTVDKGTAGTTTPQARPIRLGPRSLLTLALVSAVGLAALGWPLFAPPTSQVSAHSQDAPWLFAGLLVLLVAVVAATISESGLGPKAVAMLGVLAATGAALRPIGAGTAGIEPMFFLMLLSGRVLGPGFGFVLGSLSMFASALLTGGVGPWMPFQMLAMGWFTMGAGLLPGPDRIRGHAERLMIAAYGFLAAFAYGALTNLAGWPFIDRLASNIAFDPDAGVPANLARFVAYCLATSLGWDLGRALVTVILTLTLGPAILKALRRATRRAAFEAPVTFDEPAR, from the coding sequence ATGAAGAGGACCGGAGAGCAGGGGACCGCAGAAAAGAGGACCGCAGAGAAGAGGACCGTAGATAAGGGGACCGCAGGGACGACCACCCCGCAGGCCCGCCCCATCCGCCTCGGCCCCCGTTCTCTCCTCACCCTCGCCCTCGTCAGCGCCGTCGGCCTGGCCGCCCTCGGCTGGCCCCTCTTCGCCCCGCCGACCTCCCAGGTCAGCGCCCACTCGCAGGACGCCCCCTGGCTCTTCGCGGGTCTGCTGGTCCTCCTCGTCGCGGTGGTCGCGGCGACGATCTCGGAGTCCGGCCTGGGCCCCAAGGCCGTGGCGATGCTCGGCGTGCTCGCCGCCACCGGCGCCGCGCTGCGCCCGATCGGCGCGGGCACCGCCGGAATCGAGCCGATGTTCTTCCTGATGCTGCTGAGCGGACGCGTCCTCGGTCCGGGCTTCGGCTTCGTCCTGGGCTCGCTCAGCATGTTCGCGTCAGCGCTGCTCACGGGCGGGGTCGGCCCCTGGATGCCGTTCCAGATGCTGGCGATGGGCTGGTTCACGATGGGCGCGGGCCTGCTGCCCGGCCCCGACCGCATCCGTGGGCACGCCGAGCGCCTGATGATCGCCGCGTACGGCTTCCTCGCGGCCTTCGCCTACGGCGCCCTGACGAACCTCGCGGGCTGGCCCTTCATCGACCGGCTGGCCTCGAACATCGCCTTCGACCCCGACGCGGGCGTCCCGGCGAATCTGGCCCGCTTCGTCGCGTACTGCCTGGCCACCTCCCTCGGCTGGGACCTGGGCCGCGCCCTGGTGACCGTGATCCTGACGCTCACCCTCGGTCCGGCGATCCTCAAGGCGCTGCGCCGGGCGACGCGACGGGCGGCATTCGAGGCCCCGGTCACATTCGACGAACCCGCTCGGTGA
- a CDS encoding lytic transglycosylase domain-containing protein: MSAASFLRSIATPKKALAGTAVAVAAAGSIFAAAPAQAATTGASAQATAKKMIGDSAQYQCFSNIVEHESGWDVNATNSSSGAYGLVQALPGSKMASAGSDWKTNPATQIEWGVDYMKDRYGSACGAWNFWQANGWY; this comes from the coding sequence TTGTCCGCCGCTTCCTTCCTCCGCAGCATCGCCACTCCGAAGAAGGCCCTCGCCGGTACCGCCGTGGCTGTTGCCGCCGCCGGCTCGATCTTCGCCGCGGCGCCCGCGCAGGCCGCCACGACCGGGGCCTCCGCACAGGCGACCGCGAAGAAGATGATCGGCGACTCGGCCCAGTACCAGTGCTTCTCCAACATCGTCGAGCACGAGAGCGGCTGGGACGTGAACGCCACCAACTCCTCGTCCGGCGCCTACGGCCTCGTCCAGGCCCTCCCGGGCTCGAAGATGGCCTCCGCCGGCTCCGACTGGAAGACCAACCCCGCCACCCAGATCGAGTGGGGCGTCGACTACATGAAGGACCGCTACGGCAGCGCCTGCGGCGCCTGGAACTTCTGGCAGGCCAACGGCTGGTACTGA
- a CDS encoding RNA polymerase sigma factor, giving the protein MGEIADEWSVFEAVYRDAYHPVVRYLVRRLAPDLVDDAASEVFVIAWERWPTKRGDALPWLYGIARRVAANARRSQGRVDRLAGRLRGEEDSAGGEPGADVEVLERLGAARVLARLSESDREVLMLVSWDGLDANEAAQALGCSKAAFAVRLHRARRRLERELAKDGPAVVDQRPVPAERNAT; this is encoded by the coding sequence GTGGGCGAGATCGCGGATGAGTGGTCCGTGTTCGAGGCGGTGTATCGGGACGCGTACCACCCGGTGGTGAGGTACCTGGTGCGCAGACTGGCCCCGGACCTCGTCGACGACGCCGCCTCGGAGGTCTTCGTCATCGCCTGGGAGCGATGGCCGACGAAGCGGGGCGACGCCCTGCCCTGGCTGTACGGCATCGCCCGGCGGGTCGCCGCCAACGCGCGGCGTTCCCAGGGGCGGGTGGACCGGCTGGCCGGCCGATTGCGAGGCGAGGAGGACTCGGCCGGCGGCGAACCGGGCGCGGATGTCGAGGTGTTGGAGCGCTTGGGTGCCGCCCGGGTTCTTGCGCGGTTGTCCGAGAGCGATCGTGAAGTGCTGATGCTGGTCTCCTGGGACGGCCTCGACGCGAACGAGGCGGCCCAGGCTCTCGGCTGCAGCAAGGCCGCCTTCGCGGTACGTCTGCACCGGGCTCGGCGCAGATTGGAGCGCGAGCTCGCGAAGGACGGTCCCGCGGTTGTCGACCAGCGCCCTGTGCCGGCGGAGAGGAATGCGACGTGA
- a CDS encoding Fic family protein, giving the protein MTATTDHLRTWLALRDQVPWHQARPIALPAPRPHRDGAAHDIRTHDHARDPRRAAHLLAALSRTRADAASDTPLSFQLLSSWQRLVLDTPEAPSFRVHPAYAKAGRERYDISPELPARLDACLREAEADDLPLTARAARAYLDVCFFHPFTDGNARSAFLTLTFLLARAGVTLDQVGPVRRLQRRADDPHGALALADLLALLIAGIRTTPSSHPHSSPAGRPPTCPPPH; this is encoded by the coding sequence ATGACCGCAACCACCGATCATCTCCGCACCTGGCTCGCCCTCCGCGACCAAGTCCCCTGGCACCAGGCCCGCCCCATCGCCCTCCCCGCCCCACGCCCCCACCGCGACGGCGCCGCCCACGACATCCGCACCCACGACCACGCCCGCGACCCCCGCCGCGCCGCCCACCTCCTCGCCGCCCTCTCCCGCACCCGCGCGGACGCCGCCTCCGACACCCCGCTCTCCTTCCAACTCCTCAGCTCCTGGCAGCGCCTGGTCCTCGACACCCCCGAGGCCCCCTCCTTCCGCGTCCACCCCGCCTACGCCAAAGCCGGCCGCGAGCGCTACGACATCTCCCCCGAACTCCCCGCCCGACTCGACGCCTGCCTCCGCGAGGCCGAAGCCGACGACCTCCCCCTCACCGCCCGAGCCGCCCGCGCCTACCTCGACGTCTGCTTCTTCCACCCCTTCACCGACGGCAACGCCCGCTCCGCCTTCCTCACCCTGACCTTCCTGCTGGCCCGCGCGGGCGTCACTCTCGACCAAGTCGGCCCCGTACGACGCCTCCAGCGGCGCGCCGACGACCCCCACGGCGCCCTCGCCCTCGCCGACCTCCTCGCCCTCCTCATCGCAGGCATTCGAACCACACCGTCTTCCCACCCCCACTCCAGCCCCGCCGGTCGACCCCCCACTTGTCCGCCACCTCACTGA